The following are encoded together in the Humulus lupulus chromosome 5, drHumLupu1.1, whole genome shotgun sequence genome:
- the LOC133777648 gene encoding LRR receptor-like serine/threonine-protein kinase ERL1 isoform X3, producing MGKNAFLQLWWGKKKELHFVVVAVLLLVLCPVSSSLNDEGNALLSIKVSFSNVANVLLDWNDEGDDFCSWRGVICDSYGDGLSVISLNLSNLNLGGDISPAIGDLRNIQSIDLQGNGLTGQIPDEIGNIASLVHLDLSDNFLHGDIPFSISKLKQLEFFNLKNNQLVGTIPSTLTQIPNLKTLDLARNQLRGEIPRILYWNEVLQYLGLRDNSLTGTLSPDMCQLTGLWYFDVRGNNLTGPIPDNIGNCTSFEILDISYNQITGEIPYNIGFLQVATLSLQGNRLTGKIPEVIGLMQALAVLDLSENELVGPIPAILGNLSYTGKLYLHGNKLTGPIPPELGNMSKLSYLQLNDNQLVGKIPPELGKLEQLFELNLANNDLEGPIPHNISSCTALNQLNVHGNHLSGSIPLGFRNLESLTYLNLSANSFRGKIPMELGHIINLDTLDLSSNSFSGPVPAPVGNLEHLLTLNLSRNNLDDQLPAEFGNLRSIVTIDMSFNNLSGGIPVELGQLQNIVSLILNNNNIQGEIPAQLANCLSLASLNVSYNNLSGVVPPTGNFSNLSPDSFIGNPLLCGNWLGSICRPYVPKSKGVFSRAALVCMTLGFITLLSLVIVAIYKSHQPNELMTGSGKIGQGCSKLVILHMDMAIHTFDDILRITENLSDKYIIGYGASSTVYKCVVKNSRPIAIKRLYNHQHNLLEFETELETVGSIRHRNLVSLHGYCVSQFGNLLFYDYMENGSLWDLLHGPSKKVKLDWETRLRIAIGAAQGLSYLHHDCNPRIIHRDVKSSNILLDENFEAHLSDFGIAKSIPTAKTHASTYVLGTIGYIDPEYARTSRLNEKSDIYSFGIVLLELLTGKKAVDNESNLHQLILSKADNNTVMDAVDPEVSVTCLDLGHVRKTFQLALLCTKRNPSERPTMHEVARFLVSLLPEPVTKPCSNLPKTIDYAKFVIDKGQLPKVKQQENNSFDAQWFVRFGEVISKNTL from the exons ATGGGGAAGAATGCTTTCTTGCAATTGTGGTGGGGGAAGAAGAAGGAGCTCCACTTCGTCGTCGTTGCAGTTCTACTCCTCGTTCTTTGTCCAGTTTCTTCCTCTCTAAACGACGAAG GAAATGCCTTGTTATCGATCAAAGTCTCATTTAGCAACGTAGCGAATGTGTTACTTGACTGGAACGATGAAGGTGATGACTTCTGTTCATGGCGAGGAGTTATCTGCGACAGTTATGGTGATGGCCTCTCTGTTATTTCCCT GAATTTATCAAATCTAAACCTGGGTGGGGATATTTCACCAGCCATAGGAGATTTGAGAAATATACAGTCGAT AGATTTACAGGGTAACGGTTTGACGGGCCAAATACCTGATGAGATTGGCAACATTGCCTCTCTAGTGCATCT GGACTTGTCTGATAATTTTCTGCATGGAGATATTCCATTTTCCATATCGAAGTTGAAGCAACTTGAGTTTTT TAATCTGAAGAACAATCAATTGGTCGGtacgatcccatcaaccctcACACAGATTCCAAATCTTAAAACGCT TGATCTTGCTCGGAACCAGCTTAGAGGTGAGATACCAAGAATACTATATTGGAATGAAGTACTCCAGTACTT GGGATTGCGAGACAACTCGCTGACTGGAACCCTGTCACCCGATATGTGTCAATTAACTGGCTTGTGGTATTT TGATGTTAGGGGGAACAATCTAACTGGTCCAATTCCCGACAACATTGGGAACTGTACAAGTTTTGAGATTCT GGATATTTCTTAcaatcaaattactggagaaaTTCCATATAATATTGGTTTTTTACAAGTGGCTACACT GTCTCTTCAAGGCAATAGATTGACAGGGAAGATACCTGAGGTTATTGGTTTAATGCAGGCCCTTGCTGTTCT GGATTTGAGTGAAAACGAACTAGTTGGGCCAATCCCTGCAATACTTGGCAATTTATCTTACACTGGAAAACT GTATCTGCATGGAAACAAGCTGACTGGGCCGATACCTCCTGAGCTGGGAAATATGTCTAAACTTAGCTACTT GCAGCTAAATGACAATCAACTGGTTGGCAAAATTCCTCCTGAACTTGGAAAGCTGGAACAATTGTTTGAGTT GAATCTTGCGAATAATGATCTCGAAGGACCAATTCCTCATAATATCAGTTCCTGCACGGCCTTGAATCAATT AAATGTTCACGGTAATCACTTGAGTGGATCAATTCCTTTGGGTTTCCGGAACTTGGAGAGTTTGACTTATCT GAATCTTTCAGCAAACAGTTTCAGAGGGAAGATACCTATGGAGTTGGGCCACATTATCAATCTTGATACATT AGATCTGTCCAGCAATAGCTTCTCAGGGCCTGTTCCAGCACCTGTTGGTAATTTAGAGCACCTTCTCACCCT AAATTTGAGTAGGAATAATCTTGATGATCAATTGCCAGCAGAATTTGGGAACCTCAGAAGTATAGTGACCAT TGATATGTCTTTTAACAACCTCTCCGGTGGCATCCCTGTAGAATTGGGACAGTTGCAGAACATTGTGTCTTT GATActtaacaacaacaacatacaAGGGGAGATACCTGCTCAGCTTGCCAATTGTCTAAGTCTTGCATCCTT GAATGTTTCTTACAACAATCTGTCTGGAGTTGTACCTCCTACAGGGAACTTTTCTAATTTGTCACCAgacag CTTCATTGGAAATCCATTGTTGTGTGGAAACTGGTTGGGGTCTATCTGCAGACCTTATGTGCCAAAATCGAAAG GAGTATTCTCTAGAGCTGCACTTGTATGTATGACGTTGGGCTTCATAACACTGCTATCTTTGGTAATAGTTGCAATTTACAAATCTCACCAACCAAATGAATTAATGACAGGATCTGGAAAGATTGGTCAAG gttGTTCCAAATTAGTTATTCTTCACATGGACATGGCTATTCACacatttgatgatatattgaggATAACTGAGAATTTGAGTGATAAGTATATTATTGGTTATGGTGCTTCAAGTACAGTGTACAAGTGTGTTGTAAAGAATTCCCGACCCATTGCAATTAAGCGACTCTACAATCATCAGCACAACTTGCTGGAGTTTGAGACTGAACTTGAAACCGTTGGTAGCATCCGGCATCGAAATCTTGTCAGTCTACATGGCTATTGTGTATCACAGTTCGGGAACCTACTATTTTATGACTACATGGAGAATGGATCTCTTTGGGATTTACTGCATG GACCTTCGAAGAAAGTGAAACTTGACTGGGAAACTCGGTTAAGGATAGCAATTGGCGCCGCCCAGGGGCTATCTTATCTTCACCATGATTGTAACCCTCGAATTATTCACAGGGATGTCAAGTCCTCAAATATCCTTCTGGATGAAAACTTCGAGGCCCATCTCTCTGATTTTGGGATTGCTAAAAGCATTCCAACTGCTAAGACCCACGCTTCAACTTATGTTCTTGGAACCATTGGTTACATCGACCCTGAATATGCACGCACATCTCGGCTAAATGAAAAGTCTGACATATATAGCTTTGGGATAGTGCTTCTGGAGTTACTGACAGGGAAGAAAGCTGTTGACAACGAATCCAACTTGCATCAACTG ATATTGTCCAAGGCAGATAATAATACGGTGATGGATGCAGTCGATCCGGAGGTTTCTGTTACCTGCTTGGACTTGGGACATGTTAGGAAAACCTTCCAACTAGCTCTTCTATGTACAAAGCGTAATCCAAGCGAAAGACCAACTATGCACGAGGTTGCGAGATTCTTGGTCTCTCTCCTTCCTGAGCCTGTCACTAAACCTTGTTCTAATCTTCCCAAGACCATAGACTATGCCAAATTTGTGATTGACAAGGGACAGTTGCCAAAAGTGAAGCAGCAGGAGAATAATTCGTTTGATGCTCAGTGGTTCGTTAGATTTGGTGAAGTAATATCAAagaacaccctttga